TTGGAAGCTGGGGTTGATGGATGACGAGTCACTGCGAGGCCTGTCAGTGGAAGAGTTTGTTCCTCGGGCATTACTAAAGGAAAAGCAAACGTTTGTTCTTGGTGACAGCGCAGGCTCAACCGGCGCGCCTAAGCTTACCGCCTACTCAGAAGAGGAGTTCAGCGGCGCGTTTATAGAGCCTTTTTCCCGTGCCGCGAATGCGATGCGATTTCCACGCGAGGAAAACTGGCTGTATATAGGTCCTTCCGGCCCACACATAATCGGAAAGGCCGCGCGCGCCTGCGCCAATCGACTGAAAAGCATGGACCCATTTTCGGTGGATTTCGATGCGCGATGGGCTAAGAAAATGAAATCCGGCTCAATGGGGAGTCGGAGATACCTTGAGCACGTAATCGAGCAGGCTCTGGGAATCCTGGACAGCCAGGACGTTGGAGTGCTTTTTACAACACCTTCCGTCTTGGCGGCTCTGAGCGAGGGGATGACCAAATCTCAGCGCCTGAAAATCAGAGGCGTGCATTATGGAGGAGTCGCTCTGACCCATGAGAGGTACGATGCTTTTCGGCAAGACATGTTCCCCAACGCGGTTCATATTTCAGGCTACGGCAATACCCTGTTTGGAATGTGTCCGGAACTGTTTCCCGTCGAGCCTCGGCCAATCGACTACTATCCACACGGCAATCGACTTGTCATTCGCCTGATCCCCCTGTGCGAGGGAGCCATCCCTGACGAGCGAGTGCTCCAAACAAGGGTCGCCTACGGCGAGCGAGGAAGGATCATGTTTCACCGACTGGATTCCAGCGGACTGATCGTCAACATGTGCGAACGCGATAGCGCCGAGCGCATCCCGCCCCCTGAGAGAGTTGAACATCTGGGTTTTGTGCAAGACGGGTTCCGTTGCCCGGAGCCGTTGCCGGTCATGAGGAATCGGTTGAAGACCGGACTGTATTGAGGGATATTTGCGGTAAGGAAAGCAGGTGCTCTTGATGAATCGAAGAATGACAAAGCCGGAACTGCTTGCTCCTGCAGGTACGTTGCAGACCTTGAAAGAGGTAACAAGCGCGGGGGCGGACGCCGTGTATTGCGGCGGCAAGAATTTCAACATGCGTCTTCACCGCTCTGACTTCAACCTCTCAGCAGAGGAACTGGCTGAAGCAGTCAAGTGGTGTCACGAGCGCGACAAACGGATATATGTAACCGTCAACAGTCTTCTCGGGGACGAGGAACTGAGCCGGCTTTCCCGCTACCTCGAATTTCTTGAAAGCATCGGCGTCGACGCAATCATTTTGCAGGACCTCGGGGTTCTCCATCTGTCCCGCGAATTAGGTTTGAAGCTCGAAAAGCATGCCAGCACGATGATGAACGTGCATAGCAGCGCCATGGCGACTTCCCTGGGCGAATTGGGGATTACGCGCATCATCACGTCGCGGGATATCACGCTTGCTCAAGTGCAGTCGATGTGGCGGGAAACCGGCCTCGAATTCGAATACTTTATCCATGGCGATATGTGCACGTCTCAGAGCGGGCAGTGTTTCACCAGCGGCATCCTCTTCGGAGAAAGCAGCAACAGGGGGCGGTGCCTCAAGCCTTGTCGCTGGCCATATGACCTTGTCGACGCGCAGAACGGCGACTCTGTCAAAAACGGCCGCCCGGGACCATATCTGCTCGCTCGAAACGACATGTGCATGTTTCAAAATATACCGGAGATGGTGAATGCCGGAATATGCTCATTCAAAATCGAGGGCAGGATGCGTCCGTCTGAATTTCTGAAACCGATTGTGCAAGCCTATCGCGAGGAGATTGACAGGTATTGGGAAGCTCCCTGTTCATACCGCAAGAACGGAGACGCGTACAGCGACCTTCAAAACAACCGGGTCCGCGATTTTTCGTCCTGTTATGCATTTGGCAATCCCGGATCGTCTTCCATCGGATTTTCCGGCAAGCGGGAGCCGCGCCTCTTCAGCCATGCTCCCGGGATTCGGTTCCAGAACGCAAAGGGAATGGCCGACCTTGCAGCATCGGCTTCCCGCAATAGTGATCAACAGCACGCCTGCAATCCGGTTCCTCGCCTGGCAGTGCGGGCAGGCTCTCCCGAGGCTGCGTATGGCGCGCTGGAAGCGGGTGCGGACCTCGTTTATGTCGCAGGAGAAGTCTTCTTCGAGGAGGGAACGCGATGGACCGGCGGCTCGATCGCGGAATTCGCCTCGTTCGCCCGGGCATCGGGAAGGAACGCCGGAATCGCCACGCCGAGAATCAGCACGGAGCGAGAATTGTGGGAACTCGAGCGCCTGTTCCAGGGTCTACCAATTGATCTAATCGATTCCGTCCTGGCCACAAACCTGGGAGCGCTTCGGCTCGCCAATACATATTTTCCGGGGCAGGTTGTCGCCGATTTCAATTTTTCGATTCTTAATATCGGAAGCATCAAGCTCATGAGGAGCTTGAACGTACAACGGTTCACTCCTGCGGCGGAAGCCTCCCTCGAGGAAGCTCTGTCTCTCAGTCGGCAGCGCATTCTGCCCGAAGAGCTTGTTGTTCACGGACCGGTATTGGGAGCCGTTCTGGAGCATTGCCTGGCTGCTGCGAACATCGATTATGTTCCCCCAAACGGCAATTGCCCCATGCCCTGTCGCAGTAGACAGCAGTATGCGTTGAAAGACGAG
This genomic interval from Candidatus Abyssobacteria bacterium SURF_5 contains the following:
- a CDS encoding U32 family peptidase codes for the protein MLLMNRRMTKPELLAPAGTLQTLKEVTSAGADAVYCGGKNFNMRLHRSDFNLSAEELAEAVKWCHERDKRIYVTVNSLLGDEELSRLSRYLEFLESIGVDAIILQDLGVLHLSRELGLKLEKHASTMMNVHSSAMATSLGELGITRIITSRDITLAQVQSMWRETGLEFEYFIHGDMCTSQSGQCFTSGILFGESSNRGRCLKPCRWPYDLVDAQNGDSVKNGRPGPYLLARNDMCMFQNIPEMVNAGICSFKIEGRMRPSEFLKPIVQAYREEIDRYWEAPCSYRKNGDAYSDLQNNRVRDFSSCYAFGNPGSSSIGFSGKREPRLFSHAPGIRFQNAKGMADLAASASRNSDQQHACNPVPRLAVRAGSPEAAYGALEAGADLVYVAGEVFFEEGTRWTGGSIAEFASFARASGRNAGIATPRISTERELWELERLFQGLPIDLIDSVLATNLGALRLANTYFPGQVVADFNFSILNIGSIKLMRSLNVQRFTPAAEASLEEALSLSRQRILPEELVVHGPVLGAVLEHCLAAANIDYVPPNGNCPMPCRSRQQYALKDEQGQIYPLMIDQYCRNHLLLPFDICLLPLLRSVLKAGVHVLRIEGQYYEAGHLKSIVELYRREVDRIAGSNDCPSLRENDYEKLIRISPRPFSMGAYMHGVLGSLGHLMKEEISCTEIR